In one Oryza glaberrima chromosome 2, OglaRS2, whole genome shotgun sequence genomic region, the following are encoded:
- the LOC127762930 gene encoding uncharacterized protein LOC127762930, with protein sequence MESWASWVGASVTSAFFASLERCSCINLSTDDDDDLADAHESKDRPLVLSDANAHAHTDAHPDPPAAAADADKHKDDKLPPV encoded by the coding sequence atggagagCTGGGCAAGCTGGGTGGGCGCCAGCGTCACCTCCGCCTTCTTCGCCTCCCTCGAGCGCTGCTCCTGCATCAACCTctccaccgacgacgacgacgacctcgccgacgcCCACGAATCCAAGGACCGCCCCCTCGTGCTCTCCGACGCCAACGCCCACGCCCACACCGACGCCCATCCCgatccccccgccgccgccgccgacgccgacaagCACAAGGACGACAAGCTCCCGCCCGTATGA